One stretch of Armigeres subalbatus isolate Guangzhou_Male chromosome 2, GZ_Asu_2, whole genome shotgun sequence DNA includes these proteins:
- the LOC134213836 gene encoding V-type proton ATPase subunit H-like isoform X1: protein MSEVQDLMSSLPDDKIDMIAATSVLQQQAGDIRQNKPNWASYKQSQMISQEDFAVVSSLDKDKKSQAQYLQENAAQCAKTFLNLLSHVSKDQTIQYILVMIDDLLQEDRTRVQLFHDYANKRKESVWAPFLNLLNRQDGFIVNMASRVIGKLACWGQESMPKSDLHFYLQWLKDQLTVAARRLLKEIEEADRKRAEESAAAHHHGHGHHAHQGGASGSNGGAGGDDHHHHHHHSFLFHLLHHEYTHHHKHMEEKYRDISSVIDEPRERVEGEEPNVSLTNNEYIQSVARCLQMMLRVDEYRFAFVTVDGISTLISILSSRVNFQVQYQLVFCLWVLTFNPLLAEKMNKFNVIPILADILSDSAKEKVTRIILAVFRNMIEKPDDSQVAKEHCIAMVQCKVMKQLQILEQRRFDDEDISADLEFLIEKLQNSVHDLSSFDEYATEIKSARLEWSPVHKSAKFWRENAQRLNEKNYELLRILVHLLETSKDALVLSVASYDIGEYVRHYPRGKHVIEQLGGKQLVMQLLSHDDPNVRYEALLAVQKLMVHNWEYLGKQLEKENEKTPQSGAAISGKA, encoded by the exons ATGTCTGAGGTCCAGGATCTGATGTCGTCCCTGCCGGACGATAAAATCG ATATGATCGCTGCCACCAGCGTGCTGCAACAGCAGGCAGGAGACATCCGCCAGAACAAGCCGAACTGGGCATCCTACAAGCAGTCCCAGATGATTTCCCAGGAAGACTTTGCCGTTGTCAGTAGCCTGGACAAGGACAAGAAGTCCCAGGCTCAATATCTGCAGGAGAATGCGGCGCAATGTGCCAAGACGTTCCTGAATCTGCTGTCGCACGTTTCCAAGGATCAGACGATTCAGTACATCCTGGTGATGATTGACGATCTGCTGCAGGAGGACCGGACGCGCGTGCAGTTGTTCCACGACTACGCCAACAAGCGCAAGGAAAGCGTGTGGGCACCGTTCCTGAATCTGCTGAACCGCCAGGACGGGTTCATCGTCAACATGGCGTCGCGAGTCATTGGCAAGCTTGCATGCTGGGGTCAGGAATCGATGCCCAAGTCCGATCTGCATTTCTACCTGCAGTGGTTGAAAGACCAGCTGACCGTTGCT GCTCGTAGACTGTTGAAAGAAATCGAAGAAGCTGACAGAAAACGTGCCGAGGAATCAGCAGCTGCTCATCACCACGGGCATGGACATCACGCTCATCAGGGTGGTGCAAGTGGAAGCAATGGTGGTGCGGGTGGAgatgatcatcatcatcaccaccatcaCAGTTTTCTGTTCCATTTGCTCCACCATGAGTATACCCACCACCACAAGCATATGGAGGAAAAGTATCGCGATATATCGAGTGTCATAGACGAGCCTCGAGAGCGAGTGGAAGGCGAAGAACCGAACGTCTCGCTTACG AACAATGAGTACATTCAGTCGGTAGCCCGTTGCCTGCAGATGATGCTGCGTGTCGACGAGTACCGTTTTGCATTCGTCACTGTCGATGGCATTAGCACGCTGATCAGCATCCTGTCGTCCCGAGTGAACTTCCAG GTGCAATATCAGCTGGTGTTCTGCCTGTGGGTCTTGACCTTCAACCCGTTGCTGGCGGAGAAGATGAATAAATTCAACGTGATCCCCATCCTGGCCGACATCCTGAGCGACAGTGCCAAGGAGAAGGTGACCCGCATCATTCTGGCCGTGTTCCGCAACATGATCGAAAAGCCGGACGATTCCCAGGTCGCCAAGGAACACTGCATTGCCATGGTCCAGTGCAAGGTCATGAAGCAGTTGCAGATTTTGGAGCAGCGCCGTTTCGATGACGAGGACATCAGTGCCGATCTGGAGTTCCTCATCGAGAAGCTGCAGAACTCGGTTCATGACTTGAGCTCGTTCGATGAGTACGCCACGGAGATCAAGAGCGCCCGTCTGGAATGGTCGCCGGTGCACAAGTCGGCAAAGTTCTGGCGCGAGAATGCTCAACGTTTGAATGAGAAGAACTACGAACTGTTGCGCATTTTGGTTCATCTGCTTGAAACTTCGAAAGACGCTCTAGTGTTGTCCGTTGCCAGCTACGACATTGGAGAATACGTTCGTCATTACCCAAGAGGAAAGCA CGTCATTGAACAATTGGGTGGAAAACAGCTGGTCATGCAACTGCTTAGCCATGACGACCCTAATGTCCGCTACGAAGCTCTGCTTGCAGTCCAGAAGTTGATGGTGCACAACTG GGAATACCTCGGCAAGCAGTTGGAAAAGGAGAATGAAAAGACTCCGCAATCCGGAGCAGCTATCAGTGGAAAGGCTTAG
- the LOC134213836 gene encoding V-type proton ATPase subunit H-like isoform X2, whose translation MSEVQDLMSSLPDDKIDMIAATSVLQQQAGDIRQNKPNWASYKQSQMISQEDFAVVSSLDKDKKSQAQYLQENAAQCAKTFLNLLSHVSKDQTIQYILVMIDDLLQEDRTRVQLFHDYANKRKESVWAPFLNLLNRQDGFIVNMASRVIGKLACWGQESMPKSDLHFYLQWLKDQLTVANNEYIQSVARCLQMMLRVDEYRFAFVTVDGISTLISILSSRVNFQVQYQLVFCLWVLTFNPLLAEKMNKFNVIPILADILSDSAKEKVTRIILAVFRNMIEKPDDSQVAKEHCIAMVQCKVMKQLQILEQRRFDDEDISADLEFLIEKLQNSVHDLSSFDEYATEIKSARLEWSPVHKSAKFWRENAQRLNEKNYELLRILVHLLETSKDALVLSVASYDIGEYVRHYPRGKHVIEQLGGKQLVMQLLSHDDPNVRYEALLAVQKLMVHNWEYLGKQLEKENEKTPQSGAAISGKA comes from the exons ATGTCTGAGGTCCAGGATCTGATGTCGTCCCTGCCGGACGATAAAATCG ATATGATCGCTGCCACCAGCGTGCTGCAACAGCAGGCAGGAGACATCCGCCAGAACAAGCCGAACTGGGCATCCTACAAGCAGTCCCAGATGATTTCCCAGGAAGACTTTGCCGTTGTCAGTAGCCTGGACAAGGACAAGAAGTCCCAGGCTCAATATCTGCAGGAGAATGCGGCGCAATGTGCCAAGACGTTCCTGAATCTGCTGTCGCACGTTTCCAAGGATCAGACGATTCAGTACATCCTGGTGATGATTGACGATCTGCTGCAGGAGGACCGGACGCGCGTGCAGTTGTTCCACGACTACGCCAACAAGCGCAAGGAAAGCGTGTGGGCACCGTTCCTGAATCTGCTGAACCGCCAGGACGGGTTCATCGTCAACATGGCGTCGCGAGTCATTGGCAAGCTTGCATGCTGGGGTCAGGAATCGATGCCCAAGTCCGATCTGCATTTCTACCTGCAGTGGTTGAAAGACCAGCTGACCGTTGCT AACAATGAGTACATTCAGTCGGTAGCCCGTTGCCTGCAGATGATGCTGCGTGTCGACGAGTACCGTTTTGCATTCGTCACTGTCGATGGCATTAGCACGCTGATCAGCATCCTGTCGTCCCGAGTGAACTTCCAG GTGCAATATCAGCTGGTGTTCTGCCTGTGGGTCTTGACCTTCAACCCGTTGCTGGCGGAGAAGATGAATAAATTCAACGTGATCCCCATCCTGGCCGACATCCTGAGCGACAGTGCCAAGGAGAAGGTGACCCGCATCATTCTGGCCGTGTTCCGCAACATGATCGAAAAGCCGGACGATTCCCAGGTCGCCAAGGAACACTGCATTGCCATGGTCCAGTGCAAGGTCATGAAGCAGTTGCAGATTTTGGAGCAGCGCCGTTTCGATGACGAGGACATCAGTGCCGATCTGGAGTTCCTCATCGAGAAGCTGCAGAACTCGGTTCATGACTTGAGCTCGTTCGATGAGTACGCCACGGAGATCAAGAGCGCCCGTCTGGAATGGTCGCCGGTGCACAAGTCGGCAAAGTTCTGGCGCGAGAATGCTCAACGTTTGAATGAGAAGAACTACGAACTGTTGCGCATTTTGGTTCATCTGCTTGAAACTTCGAAAGACGCTCTAGTGTTGTCCGTTGCCAGCTACGACATTGGAGAATACGTTCGTCATTACCCAAGAGGAAAGCA CGTCATTGAACAATTGGGTGGAAAACAGCTGGTCATGCAACTGCTTAGCCATGACGACCCTAATGTCCGCTACGAAGCTCTGCTTGCAGTCCAGAAGTTGATGGTGCACAACTG GGAATACCTCGGCAAGCAGTTGGAAAAGGAGAATGAAAAGACTCCGCAATCCGGAGCAGCTATCAGTGGAAAGGCTTAG